In the genome of Amia ocellicauda isolate fAmiCal2 chromosome 3, fAmiCal2.hap1, whole genome shotgun sequence, one region contains:
- the plxnb1b gene encoding plexin-B1 — MFTMPPGMVLTSAVLCLCWAGVLSGYETFTQNGTKFEHLALHPDPEIGTVYIGATNYLFQLHLDLRLKTKVKTGPVEDSKECLPPITKTHCPQARMTNNHNKLLLVNPYSQELITCGSVYQGICNKSSLDSIEKVLFSTMRPVDTQYVAANDPNVTTVGLVVVSKDELPVLFVGRGYTSSHPPISTRNLVLEPIFSYEETAKLAVAGRLSEYDHHFIKSFAHRSSVYFLFYRRDLKSQSREYKTYISRICLDDMSYYSYVEVPLVCRTDSKNYNLLQAVQVGVPGVQLGAMRREPPAEVLVGVFSTRQASSGKPGEESALCIYKLDDIDQRIDVTRDLCYTRDGRSEGGGEAAYIEYEVKSNCANLPSNTLEAYPCGSDHTPSPMASRIPVEAVPVLDSPDARLTAVAVSMKEKHTIIFLGDSKGNLHKVFLGPSGKAEKYSTITIQPNAAISSDFLLDQSQEHLYIMTSSMVEKRPVTECSKHLDCQSCLSAKDPYCGWCVLEGVCGQLSDCMRALLPGQWLWSYNSSQQCLSVQSVTPSNISREEKRSIFLSVPELPALFDEETYSCFFEDYESPAALTEMGVTCSSPDANKVPPIRQGEDFVTVTLYLRFFNITVTSRKFTFYDCTAVKQLSKNMPCQGCVSSRWGCNWCVQQHLCTHKPTCEEGVIIYNEHFKLPTPAPPTTSEAIKVTTTNPTSTLAPTTPSAPSTMPTTLPVTTTTTTTEVTTTTTEASTTTTEPTTIPTTPEPTTVPTTLPTTPEPTTSPTTPFPTTLTEATTPRTETTTSLEEVIIKDEVPVTINYTPPLKTDQPPEFVETDPPPTFLPTLAVQPVSTGSFTTPVPPTFPTIIESVTASPTQESGTEDLKAAVSLEQPLPSEPLPSTVTPLQAPEDSFPVEVPTNSDSDFEFTEVPDMPPSVLPDKEMDSSVESMYWPEAVPVENDTSTYSATTVLSGDGDAENISPAFPRLLDSDTELDYQYDSPDFYLPVGMQGDEGSYASWGPSACPCVEKVQGSALLPVNVERKITLVGKNLHLFQDQEPDYECVLEIEGRTVVVDSYVEPDELDSSVYYITCQLHQYSYSALLEENNATIYVKRRDTFQVDSSQSLYVTLYNCSVGRSDCSRCHTADHKYGCVWCGGTQSSCVYRESCVEEIEQTCPAPVINFIEPLTGLVDGGTAITISGSNLGQKSQDIEHTVTVAGIPCIVNTERYEISSRIVCTTTESSEPKTGQVSVKVGGGLGMSNQKFSYQDPVLQLISPQRGPKAGGTHLTLNGRNLRTGRPSEISVFIGETPCHISSEILENRIECYTGHSNSTGEQSVTVFYGNNERHLQGTLYHYTEDPNITQASPTKSFLSGGRIIRVTGHNLDVVENPKILVTVSPMAQRKKRRRRRWVAGVKGMFLGRHRRIVPEPDCPLCSEKSYSERCEVNTTSLILCKTPAIEAPVRNAVIRVEFLLDNLRFDFDTISQSSFLYEVNPTLVPLNENDPSKPYRYKPGSIISVEGENLDLAIFKEEVVALIGEGVCSVKTLTSNHLYCEPPSQQPSPARNKKREGTDSLPVFTVQMGNLNFSLGKVQYDTQSQSTFPLEAQIGVGVGASIVALIVLIIVLIYRRKSKQALRDYKKVQIQLENLETSVRDRCKKEFTDLMTEMMDMSSDLVGSGIPFLDYRMYAERIFFPGHRESPLRRDLDVQECRRQTVEQGLVQLSNLLNSKLFLTKFIHTLESQRTFSPRDRAYVASLLTVSLHGKLEYFTDILKTLLNDLVEQYVAKNPKLMLRRTETVVEKLLTNWMSICLYAFLRDSAGESLYMLFRAIKHQVDKGPVDAVTGKAKYTLNDNRLLREDVEYRTLTLNVLMQGGGNDTQPMQSKVLDCDTITQVKEKVLDQVYKGTSFSHRPHTDSLDLEWRSGVAGHLILSDEDLTSVVQGNWKRLNTLQHYKVPDGATVALVPRNSKHIHHDNHDYVAGEKTPMLEDADEGGVKLWHLVKASEEPELPKHRRGSLRERERAKAIPEIYLTRLLSMKGTLQKFVDDLFQVILSTSRPVPLAVKYFFDLLDEQANHHGISDSETIHIWKTNSLPLRFWINIIKNPHFIFDVQASDNVDAVLSVIAQTFMDSCTIAEHKLGRDSPINKLLYARDIPRYKQMVERYYADIRQTISASDQEMNSALAELSRNYSGELNYLVALHELYKYINKYYDQIITALEEDPTAQKMQLGYRLQQIAAAVENKVTDL, encoded by the exons ATGTTCACCATGCCTCCTGGGATGGTCCTTACTTCTGCCGTGCTCTGTCTGTGCTGGGCTGGAGTGCTGAGCGGTTATGAAACCTTCACCCAAAATGGTACCAAATTCGAGCATCTGGCCCTGCACCCAGACCCTGAGATTGGGACAGTCTACATCGGAGCCACCAACTACCTCTTCCAGTTGCACTTGGATCTTCGGCtgaaaacaaaagtgaaaacGGGTCCCGTGGAAGACAGCAAGGAGTGTCTGCCCCCTATCACCAAAACCCACTGTCCTCAGGCCCGTATGaccaacaaccacaacaaactcCTGTTGGTCAACCCTTACAGCCAGGAGCTGATCACCTGTGGCAGTGTCTACCAAGGCATCTGCAATAAGAGCAGCCTGGATTCCATTGAAAAAGTTTTGTTTTCGACTATGAGGCCAGTGGATACCCAGTATGTAGCTGCCAACGACCCCAATGTGACCACCGTGGGCCTAGTTGTGGTCTCCAAGGACGAGCTTCCGGTTCTGTTTGTCGGCCGGGGTTACACCAGCAGCCACCCGCCCATCTCCACCCGCAACCTGGTATTGGAGCCCATCTTCTCCTATGAGGAGACCGCCAAGCTCGCTGTGGCGGGGCGGTTGTCAGAATATGACCACCATTTCATCAAGTCTTTCGCCCACCGCTCCTCCGTCTATTTCCTCTTCTACCGCCGGGACCTCAAATCCCAATCCAGGGAATATAAGACGTACATTTCCCGGATTTGCCTTGATGACATGTCCTACTACTCCTACGTGGAGGTTCCCCTGGTGTGCAGGACGGACAGCAAGAATTACAACCTGCTCCAGGCCGTTCAAGTGGGAGTGCCTGGTGTCCAGCTGGGGGCCATGAGGCGGGAGCCCCCAGCGGAGGTGCTGGTGGGAGTATTCTCGACCCGACAGGCCTCTTCAGGGAAGCCAGGCGAGGAGTCGGCACTCTGCATATACAAGCTGGATGACATCGACCAGCGAATTGATGTTACGCGGGACTTGTGTTACACACGGGATGGGCGGTCTGAAGGGGGTGGGGAGGCAGCTTACATCGAATACGAGGTCAAATCCAACTGTGCCAACCTCCCCTCG AACACACTGGAGGCCTATCCTTGTGGATCAGACCACACCCCCAGCCCAATGGCCAGCCGCATCCCTGTGGAAGCTGTGCCGGTATTGGACAGCCCAGATGCTCGTCTCACGGCCGTGGCCGTTAGTATGAAGGAGAAACACACTATTATATTCCTGGGGGATTCTAAAGGAAACTTACATAAG GTCTTTCTTGGTCCCTCTGGGAAAGCGGAGAAGTATTCCACAATAACCATCCAACCAAATGCTGCTATAAGTAGTGACTTTCTGCTGGACCAATCACAGGAACATCTATACATCATGACTAGTTCAATG GTAGAAAAGCGTCCAGTTACTGAATGCTCCAAGCATCTTGACTGTCAGTCTTGTCTTTCTGCCAAGGATCCATATTGTGGGTGGTGTGTGCTGGAGGGAGT atgTGGCCAACTATCTGACTGCATGAGGGCCCTGTTGCCTGGCCAGTGGCTATGGAGCTACAACTCTAGTCAGCAATGCCTGAGTGTGCAGTCTGTGACCCCATCCAATATCAGTCGAGAGGAGAAAAGAAGT ATCTTCCTATCTGTCCCTGAGCTGCCTGCCCTGTTTGACGAGGAGACGTATTCCTGCTTCTTTGAGGACTACGAAAGCCCGGCAGCACTCACCGAGATGGGCGTCACCTGCTCCTCACCCGATGCCAATAAAGTGCCACCCATTCGCCAAGGGGAAG ACTTCGTCACAGTGACCCTCTACCTGCGGTTCTTCAACATCACCGTGACGTCCAGGAAGTTCACTTTCTATGACTGTACTGCTGTCAAACAGCTGTCCAAGAACATGCC ATGTCAGGGCTGCGTCAGTAGTCGATGGGGGTGTAACTGGTGTGTCCAGCAGCACCTCTGTACCCACAAGCCCACCTGTGAGGAAGGAGTCATCATTTACAACGAGCAT TTCAAACTTCCTACACCAGCTCCACCAACAACAAGTGAGGCGATCAAGGTAACAACAACTAACCCGACATCCACCTTGGCACCAACAACTCCTTCAGCTCCTTCAACAATGCCTACAACCCTTCCAGTGACAACCACCACAACCACCACTGAGGTTACTACGACGACCACGGAGGCATCCACTACCACGACTGAGCCCACCACCATCCCAACGACCCCAGAACCTACCACCGTACCAACAACACTACCTACCACTCCAGAACCCACTACATCGCCCACAACCCCTTTTCCCACTACCCTGACTGAAGCCACCACCCCCCGGACAGAAACCACAACATCTCTAGAAGAGGTCATCATAAAGGATGAAGTTCCCGTCACCATAAATTACACCCCTCCGCTAAAAACTGACCAACCGCCAGAATTTGTGGAGACCGATCCTCCGCCCACCTTCCTCCCAACACTTGCCGTACAGCCAGTCAGCACTGGCTCCTTCACTACTCCAGTACCGCCCACCTTTCCAACCATCATCGAGTCTGTAACGGCCTCTCCCACTCAAGAAAGTGGCACAGAAGATCTGAAGGCAGCTGTTTCCCTAGAGCAGCCACTGCCATCCGAGCCCCTTCCCTCCACCGTGACTCCACTTCAAGCCCCTGAAGACTCATTCCCCGTGGAAGTCCCCACCAATTCAGATTCAGACTTCGAATTCACAGAGGTCCCGGACATGCCCCCATCTGTTCTACCTGACAAGGAGAtggacagcagtgtggagtCCATGTACTGGCCAGAGGCAGTGCCAGTTGAGAATGATACGTCCACCTATTCTGCTACCACTGTCCTCTCTGGGGATGGCGATGCCGAAAACATTTCCCCTGCCTTCCCTCGCTTACTGGATTCCGACACGGAATTGGATTACCAGTATGATTCGCCTGATTTCTACCTGCCG GTGGGCATGCAGGGGGATGAGGGCAGCTACGCCAGCTGGGGTCCCTCAGCCTGCCCCTGTGTGGAGAAGGTGCAGGGCTCTGCGCTTCTGCCCGTCAACGTGGAGAGGAAAATCACACTTGTGGGGAAGAACCTTCACCTCTTTCAG GATCAAGAGCCGGACTATGAGTGTGTGTTAGAGATTGAGGGCCGCACCGTGGTGGTGGACTCCTATGTGGAACCTGATGAATTGGATTCATCGGTGTATTACATCACCTGCCAGCTGCATCAG TATTCCTACTCTGCTCTCCTGGAAGAGAACAACGCAACAATCTATGTCAAAAGAAGAGACACTTTCCAAGTGGACAGTTCTCAGTCCTTGTATG TGACTCTTTATAACTGCTCGGTGGGGCGTTCAGACTGCAGCCGATGCCACACAGCTGATCACAAGTACGGCTGTGTGTGGTGTGGGGGCACCCAGAGCAGCTGTGTCTACAGGGAGTCCTGTGTGGAAGAGATAGAGCAGACCTGTCCAGCACCAGTCATTAACTTT ATTGAACCTTTAACGGGTCTGGTGGATGGAGGGACTGCAATCACCATTTCCGGCTCCAATCTGGGGCAGAAATCCCAGGATATTGAGCATACTGTAACTGTTGCTGGGATACCCTGTATCGTCAACACGGAAAGATATGAAATCTCTTCTAG AATTGTTTGCACGACAACGGAAAGCTCTGAGCCAAAGACTGGCCAGGTGTCTGTGAAAGTGGGTGGTGGCCTAGGGATGTCCAATCAGAAGTTCAGCTATCAG GATCCAGTTCTGCAGTTAATCTCACCCCAGAGAGGGCCCAAAGCTGGGGGCACACATCTAACTCTGAATGGCAGAAACCTGCGTACAGGAAGGCCCAGCGAGATCAGCGTCTTCATTGGAGAAACCCCCTGTCACAT TTCCTCAGAAATTCTGGAGAACCGTATAGAGTGCTACACAGGCCACAGTAACTCCACAGGAGAGCAGAGTGTTACTGTGTTCTATGGGAACAATGAGCGCCACCTTCAGGGCACCTTGTACCACTACACCGAGGATCCTAACATCACCCAGGCCTCACCAACCAAGAGTTTTCTGAG CGGAGGCCGGATCATCAGGGTGACCGGACACAATCTGGATGTGGTGGAGAACCCAAAGATCCTGGTGACGGTGTCTCCAATGGCacagaggaagaagaggaggagaaggagatggGTGGCAGGAGTCAAGGGCATGTTCCTTGGGCGACATCGGCGGATCGTGCCTGAGCCCGATTGTCCTCTGTGCTCGGAGAAATCT TACTCCGAGCGCTGCGAAGTGAACACCACCTCTCTGATCCTGTGCAAGACCCCAGCCATCGAGGCACCAGTGCGCAATGCCGTGATCCGGGTGGAATTCCTGCTGGACAACCTACGCTTCGACTTTGACACCATCAGTCAGAGCTCATTTTTGTACGAGGTCAACCCTACCCTTGTGCCCCTTAACGAGAACGACCCAAGCAAACCCTACCGATACAAGCCTGGCAGCATCATTTCTGTGGAG GGTGAGAATCTGGATCTTGCGATTTTCAAGGAAGAAGTGGTGGCACTGATTGGGGAAGGGGTGTGTTCTGTGAAGACGCTCACCAGTAACCACTTGTACTGTGAGCCACCGTCCCAGCAGCCCTCTCCAGCACGgaacaaaaagagagagggcACAGACTCCCTCCCAGTGTTCACT GTGCAGATGGGAAATCTGAATTTCTCCCTGGGAAAGGTGCAGTATGACACACAGAGCCAATCCACATTTCCTCTAGAGGCTCAGATTGGGGTCGGAGTGGGAGCATCCATCGTAGCCCTCATTGTCTTGATTATTGTCCTCATCTACAG AAGGAAGAGTAAACAAGCTCTGAGGGATTACAAGAAGGTGCAGATCCAGCTGGAGAACCTGGAGACCAGTGTGCGTGATCGCTGCAAAAAAGAGTTCACAG ACCTCATGACAGAGATGATGGACATGTCCAGTGATCTGGTGGGTTCAGGGATTCCTTTCTTGGATTACCGGATGTATGCAGAACGGATCTTCTTCCCTGGACACAGAGAATCACCCCTGCGCAGGGATCTGGATGTGCAGGAGTGTCGCAGGCAGACAGTGGAGCAGGGCCTGGTGCAGCTTTCCAACCTGCTCAACAGCAAGCTCTTCCTCACCAAG TTTATCCACACGCTGGAGAGTCAGCGCACCTTCTCTCCCCGGGACCGGGCCTACGTGGCCTCCCTGCTCACCGTCTCTCTGCACGGGAAGCTGGAGTACTTCACAGATATCCTCAAGACCCTTCTCAATGACCTGGTGGAACAGTATGTGGCGAAGAACCCCAAACTGATGCTTAGGCG GACTGAGACTGTGGTAGAGAAGCTTCTTACAAACTGGATGTCAATTTGTCTGTATGCTTTCCTGAGG GACTCAGCTGGGGAGTCGCTTTACATGCTGTTCAGAGCCATAAAACACCAAGTGGATAAAGGACCAGTGGACGCTGTCACCGGGAAGGCAAAATACACCTTGAATGACAACAGGCTCCTCAGAGAAGATGTGGAATATCGCACCCTG ACTTTAAATGTCCTGATGCAAGGAGGGGGGAATGATACCCAGCCCATGCAGTCTAAAGTGCTGGACTGCGACACCATCACTCAAGTTAAGGAGAAGGTCCTGGATCAGGTCTATAAGGGCACCTCTTTTTCACATCGACCCCACACAGACTCCCTGGATCTTG AGTGGAGGTCTGGGGTGGCCGGTCACCTGATCTTATCAGATGAAGATCTGACCTCAGTGGTTCAGGGGAACTGGAAGCGActcaacacactgcaacacTACAAG GTTCCTGATGGAGCGACAGTGGCGCTCGTCCCACGGAACAGTAAACACATTCACCATGACAACCATGACTATGTGGCGGGAGAGA AGACCCCGATGCTGGAGGATGCGGACGAGGGTGGCGTCAAGCTGTGGCACCTGGTTAAAGCCAGCGAGGAGCCAGAGCTGCCCAAGCACCGACGAGGCAGCCTGCGCGAGAGGGAACGGGCCAAAGCCATCCCTGAGATCTACCTGACTCGGCTTCTGTCCATGAAG